The following are from one region of the Salvia hispanica cultivar TCC Black 2014 chromosome 1, UniMelb_Shisp_WGS_1.0, whole genome shotgun sequence genome:
- the LOC125202160 gene encoding ER membrane protein complex subunit 3-like: MAEDLVLDTAIRDWVLIPLSVVMVLIGVLRYFVSKLMRSDQVPDLKIVKEGQLITRARNLRAAANFIPAKSFRARKHYYSNEENGLLHVPKGQAQNPQAQMFSDPNMAMDMMKKNLSMIIPQTLTFAWVNFFFSGFVAAKIPFPLTQRFRAMLQNGIDLSTVDVSYVSSRSWYFLNLFGLRGLFSLILGEDNATDDTQRMMQMGGFGFDPTRSLGAEKDNLDIVQHDWALPKFEQRAESVLKKLVQK; encoded by the exons ATGGCGGAAGATTTGGTGTTAGATACGGCGATCAGAGACTGGGTGTTGATACCTTTATCGGTGGTCATGGTGCTCATCGGAGTCCTCCGTTACTTCGTATCTAAGCTCATGCGCTCCGATCAAGTTCCCGATCTCAAAATCGTCAAAGAAGG GCAACTGATAACTAGGGCGAGGAATCTTAGGGCGGCCGCTAATTTCATCCCTGCTAAGTCGTTTCGTGCTCGAAAGCATTACTACAGCAATGAG GAGAATGGATTACTACACGTCCCCAAGGGTCAAGCTCAGAACCCACAGGCACAGATGTTTTCGGATCCGAACATggctatggatatgatgaaaaaaaatctctcAATGATTATTCCACAG ACACTTACTTTTGCCTGGGttaactttttcttctctggATTCGTAGCAG CAAAGATTCCATTTCCTCTTACCCAGAGATTCAGGGCAATGCTGCAAAATGGCATAGACTTGAGCACTGTCGATGTTAGTTATGTCAGCAGTCGCTCTTG GTATTTTCTCAATCTTTTTGGGCTAAGGGGTCTCTTCAGTCTTATTCTTGGAGAAGACAATG CAACTGATGATACACAGCGCATGATGCAGATGGGTGGATTTGGATTCGACCCAACCAGG AGTTTGGGTGCAGAGAAAGATAATCTGGACATCGTCCAACATGACTGGGCCTTACCAAAATTCGAGCAGCGAGCAGAATCAGTATTGAAGAAACTTGTCCAGAAATGA
- the LOC125211003 gene encoding uncharacterized protein LOC125211003, with the protein MAVEEAIDRLLGQWRQQAAVPRPIHRRHHVPPDHEIAQAVETVLRQSDPKAVTSLNGVVQRLEAKLGLSLAHKSDVIRDQITFLLRSHPVSREHLPPQPHPFPQPPHFALHHQTHPAYTQSPPKEENAAANASETHKGRAPAGTKRRDGPGGLNKLCGVSPKLQAIVGQPELPRTEIVKQLWAYIRKHNLQDPENKRKIICDDALRLVFETDCTDMFKMNKLLAKHILRLDPAKEPVQSKKSKLEDDSTKQSFDPSLLPVAISDELAKFFGTGEKEMLRSEALGRVWEYIKADQLEDPLSSMVIHCDGKLQELLGCESISALGIQEMLLRHHLPKQC; encoded by the exons ATGGCTGTGGAAGAGGCGATTGATCGATTGCTAGGGCAGTGGCGGCAGCAGGCGGCGGTACCTCGGCCGATCCAtcggcgacatcatgtacCCCCGGACCATGAGATAGCGCAAGCCGTGGAGACAGTTCTCCGTCAATCAGACCCCAAAGCCGTCACTTCTCTCAACGGCGTCGTGCAGCGCCTGGAGGCCAAGCTAGGGCTGAGCCTCGCGCACAAATCTGACGTCATCAGAGACCAGATCACCTTCCTCCTCCGCTCCCACCCCGTTTCCAGAGAACACCTGCCCCCTCAACCCCATCCATTTCCACAACCCCCTCATTTCGCTCTCCACCACCAAACTCACCCCGCCTACACGCAATCGCCGCCGAAAGAAGAGAATGCGGCAGCAAATGCTTCTGAAACGCACAAAGGAAG AGCTCCAGCAGGAACCAAAAGAAGGGATGGTCCGGGAGGTCTAAACAAACTATGTGGTGTTTCACCTAAACTTCAGGCCATTGTTGGGCAGCCGGAATTGCCAAGGACGGAG ATAGTGAAGCAGCTGTGGGCGTATATTAGGAAGCACAACCTTCAGGATCCAGAGAACAAGAGAAAGATTATCTGTGATGATGCTCTGCGATTGGTTTTTGAGACAGACTGCACTGACATGTTCAAGATGAATAAGCTGTTGGCAAAGCACATTTTGCGACTTGATCCAGCAA AAGAACCAGTTCAATCCAAGAAATCGAAACTTGAAGATGATTCTACTAAGCAAAGTTTTGATCCCAGTCTTCTTCCTGTGGCGATATCAGATGAACTAGCTAAATTTTTTGGAACTGGGGAAAAAGAGATGCTTCGGTCGGAGGCCTTGGGTCGTGTCTGGGAGTACATAAAAGCTGACCAACTAGAG GATCCACTGAGTTCTATGGTTATTCACTGCGATGGGAAGCTTCAAGAGCTTTTAGGGTGTGAAAGCATTTCTGCTTTGGGAATTCAGGAGATGCTTTTACGCCATCATTTGCCGAAGCAGTGttaa
- the LOC125223280 gene encoding uncharacterized protein LOC125223280 yields MAQILSLPPLLPACRNRNPALLKTATSTSSNHSWSSLSHSLNCNARFSCLFSDNRKQDQARKALESALGGKKAELEQWDKEIKRREEAGGGGNSGGGGWFGWRRWFGGSDDGHFWQEAQQASLTILGILVIYLLVAKGDVLLAVIFNPLLFALRGTRSVFAFLTSKITNQSGQNFGTPQEEVVVHVSAKERVVGKWGSN; encoded by the exons ATGGCGCAAATACTGAGTCTTCCTCCACTACTCCCAGCTTGTAGAAATCGAAATCCAGCTCTGCTCAAAACCGCCACTTCCACCAGTTCAAACCACAGCTGGAGCTCTCTCTCGCATTCTCTCAATTGCAACGCCAGGTTTTCTTGCCTCTTCTCCGATAATCGCAAACAG GACCAGGCTCGAAAAGCCTTAGAAAGTGCCCTTGGTGGCAAGAAAGCGGAGTTGGAGCAATGggataaagaaattaaaaggagAGAGGAAGCAGGTGGAGGAGGAAATTCTGGGGGAGGTGGTTGGTTTGGATGGCGTAGGTGGTTTGGTGGATCCGATGATGGTCATTTCTGGCAGGAAGCACAGCAAGCAAGCCTTACAATTTTGGGCATTCTTGTCATT TATCTGCTCGTGGCCAAAGGAGATGTGTTGCTTGCTGTCATTTTCAATCCTCTGTTGTTTGCTTTGCGAGGGACACGGTCTGTATTTGCCTTCTTGACATCAAAGATTACAAATCAAAGTGGGCAAAACTTTGGCACTCCACAAGAGGAAGTGGTTGTACATGTTTCTGCAAAAGAGCGAGTAGTGGGAAAATGGGGAAGCAATTGA
- the LOC125223273 gene encoding rho GDP-dissociation inhibitor 1-like, protein MSLAVGVATSSKDMGFDDNNKGDGEEGNPVHNPEPETEDEDEDDAEAKIQLGPQCTLKELSEKDKDDESLRRWKEQLLGSVDINSVGETLDPEVKIVSLTIKTAGRDDIVLPIPEDGNPKSPWFVLKEGSKYNLVFTFQVSNNIVAGFKYKNNVWKTGIKVDNTKEMIGTFSPQPEPYTHIMPEETTPSGIFARGSYSAKTQFLDDDKRCYLELNYSFEIKKEWPQS, encoded by the exons ATGTCTTTGGCTGTTGGAGTCGCTACGAGTTCAAAAGACATGGGGTTTGATGATAACAACAAGGGTGATGGTGAAGAGGGCAACCCGGTTCATAACCCGGAACCCGAAACCGAGGATGAAGACGAGGATGATGCCGAAGCCAAAATTCAGTTGGGGCCTCAGTGCACTCTCAAGGAGTTGTCTGAAAAGGACAAG GATGATGAGAGTTTGAGAAGATGGAAGGAACAGCTTCTTGGAAGTGTGGATATCAACTCTGTTGGAG AAACACTTGATCCAGAAGTGAAAATCGTGAGCCTGACGATTAAAACTGCTGGTAGGGATGATATTGTTCTTCCGATCCCCGAGGATGGGAACCCGAAAAGCCCGTGGTTCGTACTGAAAGAGGGAAGCAAGTACAACCTGGTATTCACGTTCCAGGTTAGCAACAATATTGTAGCCGGCTTCAAGTACAAGAACAACGTCTGGAAAACCGGCATTAAAG TGGACAACACGAAAGAGATGATCGGAACCTTCAGCCCTCAGCCGGAACCTTATACACACATAATGCCGGAAGAGACTACGCCTTCTGGAATTTTTGCTAGAGGTTCATATTCAGCAAAAACTCAG TTCCTGGATGATGACAAGAGATGCTACCTGGAGCTTAATTATAGTTTCGAGATCAAGAAAGAGTGGCCGCAGTCATAA
- the LOC125187870 gene encoding U3 small nucleolar RNA-associated protein 25-like — MDATSTNLLTLQSSTQYTQSPLSESDRFTLEQLMGTPPETPVSGTQGGRGRNQGVGGRNGGGGGRNGGNGGGRSGGGGRSAGRRGEQGTGGGGDRSGGRGGGGGGGRGGCGGGDGDGDGDGGGGRQSTYYSNEESIAVARAWYAVTTDSIVGTDQTDVCFWNRVLDVYNEFKPDGSVERTTSQIRKKFGRITKALKRFSDIYETQLRLAESGRTEADVRALSYQLYNIESWPKFRSHYSTEVEVGMVRRVAVGRCQR, encoded by the coding sequence ATGGACGCAACTTCAACAAACCTTCTCACACTCCAATCCTCCACCCAATACACCCAATCCCCTCTATCTGAATCTGATAGATTCACGTTGGAACAATTGATGGGAACACCACCAGAGACCCCAGTGTCCGGTACTCAAGGTGGCCGCGGGCGAAATCAAGGCGTTGGGGGGCGAAACGGCGGCGGAGGTGGGCGAAATGGCGGAAATGGTGGGGGGCgaagcggcggcggtggtCGAAGCGCCGGCCGCCGAGGAGAGCAGGGGACCGGAGGAGGTGGCGACCGAAGTGGTGGGcgaggcggcggaggcggaggcggacGCGGCGGCTGTGGCGGCGGCGATGGCGATGGTGATGGCGATGGCGGTGGAGGCCGGCAGTCGACCTACTATAGCAATGAAGAATCCATTGCTGTAGCCAGAGCTTGGTATGCAGTCACGACCGATTCTATAGTCGGTACGGATCAGACCGACGTTTGCTTTTGGAATCGCGTTCTCGATGTGTACAACGAATTCAAACCAGATGGGAGCGTCGAGCGTACAACTAGCCAGATCCGGAAGAAGTTCGGAAGGATTACTAAAGCGTTGAAGAGGTTCAGTGACATATACGAGACCCAACTCCGCCTTGCTGAGAGCGGTCGCACCGAAGCCGACGTACGAGCGTTGTCGTATCAGTTGTACAATATTGAATCGTGGCCGAAGTTTAGATCTCATTATTCGACCGAGGTCGAAGTTGGGATGGTCCGAAGGGTCGCAGTCGGGCGGTGCCAGCGGTAG
- the LOC125202770 gene encoding U4/U6.U5 tri-snRNP-associated protein 2-like: protein MKTAREESENAEIEEGAPKRQKLDQSSPQLAFENPLLPLASYEDVEEEVEERRDGGRVREINHGEKEGLNGHIEDEDDEDTKAGQGRRNRSIEVRRDCPYLDTVNRQVLDFDFEKFCSVSLSNLNVYACLVCGKYFQGRGPKSHAYTHSLEAGHHVYINLCTEKVYCLPDGYEVIDPSLDDIRHVLNPRFTRENVIQIDRNRQWSRALDGSDYLPGMVGLNNIKETDFVNVTIQSLMRVTPLRNFFLIPENYSHCKSQLVHRFGELTRKIWHARNFKGQVSPHEFLQAVMKASGKTYRIGAQSDPVRFISWLLQTLHRDLRRSKKGSSIIHQCFQGELEVVKEIHNKHLGEKKDNGDDAGNEVGNVIMETSKMPFLMLGLDLPPPPLFKDIMEKNIIPQVPLFNILKKFDGETVTEVVRPHTARMRYRVTKLPKYLILHMLRFTRNNFFVEKNPTLVNFPVKNLELKDYIPLPVPRDNEKLRSKYDLIANIVHDGKPGGGSYRVFVQRKSEELWYEMQDLHVSETLPQMVALSEAYMQIYEQQQ, encoded by the exons ATGAAAACAGCACGAGAAGAATCCGAGAATGCAGAGATCGAAGAAGGCGCGCCGAAGAGGCAGAAGCTAGATCAATCTTCGCCGCAGCTTGCTTTCGAAAACCCGCTCCTTCCGCTGGCTTCGTATGAAGATGTTGAGGAGGAAGTGGAAGAGCGGAGAGATGGCGGTAGGGTTAGAGAGATAAATCATGGAGAAAAGGAAGGTCTAAACGGGCATattgaagacgaagacgatgAAGATACTAAAGCAGGGCAGGGACGACGCAATCGGTCGATTGAAGTAAGAAGGGATTGCCCCTATCTCGATACTGTTAATAGACAG GTTTTAGATTTTGATTTCGAGAAATTTTGCTCAGTATCCCTTTCCAACTTGAATGTCTACGCATGTTTGGTGTGTGGGAAGTATTTCCAGGGAAGAGGACCAAAATCTCACGCATATACCCATAGTCTTGAAGCTGGACACCATGTCTACATTAATCTCTGTACAGAAAAAGTTTACTGTCTTCCTGATGGATATGAAGTCATTGACCCATCATTGGATGACATCCGCCATGTACTAAACCCAAG GTTTACAAGAGAAAATGTTATTCAGATTGACCGGAATCGTCAGTGGTCCAGGGCGCTTGATGGTTCCGATTATCTTCCCGGAATG GTGGGATTGAATAATATCAAAGAGACTGATTTTGTCAATGTCACCATTCAATCTTTGATGCGTGTTACTCCCTTGAGGAACTTCTTTCTTATTCCAGAGAACTACTCCCATTGCAAATCCCAACTGGTTCATCGATTTGGAGAGCTCACTCGAAAAATCTGGCATGCAAGGAACTTTAAAGGACAG GTCAGTCCGCATGAATTTCTCCAGGCAGTTATGAAGGCTAGTGGGAAAACATACCGAATAGGTGCTCAATCAGATCCAGTTAGATTTATCTCATGGCTTCTTCAAACTTTGCATCGAGATCTTAGAAGATCTAAAAAGGGAAGCAGCATCATTCACCAGTGCTTTCAG GGTGAGCTGGAGGTTGTCAAGGAGATCCACAACAAGCATCtaggagagaaaaaagataatggaGATGATGCGGGAAATGAAGTGGGTAATGTCATCATGGAGACAAGCAAAATGCCGTTCTTAATGCTTGGGTTGGACTTGCCACCACCTCCACTTTTTAAGGACATTATGGAGAAGAACATTATACCACAG GTTCCACTTTTCAACATACTCAAGAAGTTTGATGGTGAAACTGTGACAGAAGTGGTTCGGCCTCACACAGCAAGGATGAGATATCGTGTCACAAAATTGCCGAAGTATCTTATTCTCCACATGCTTCGGTTTACGAGAAACAACTTTTTTGTCGAGAAAAATCCTACACTCG TTAATTTCCCTGTGAAGAATCTGGAACTGAAAGATTACATTCCCCTTCCTGTACCGAGGGATAATGAGAAGTTGCGTTCGAAGTACGACTTGATTGCTAACATTGTTCACGACGGTAAACCGGGTGGAGGATCATATAGGGTATTTGTGCAGCGAAAGTCGGAAGAACTATG GTACGAGATGCAGGATCTTCATGTGTCGGAGACGTTGCCACAAATGGTCGCCCTCTCCGAGGCGTACATGCAGATTTATGAGCAGCAGCAGTAG